In Oncorhynchus gorbuscha isolate QuinsamMale2020 ecotype Even-year linkage group LG03, OgorEven_v1.0, whole genome shotgun sequence, the DNA window ataggcgctgctgcgccttcttcacgacgctgtcagtgtgagtggaccaattcagtttgtctgtgatgtgtatgccgaggaacttaaaactagctaccctctccactactgttccatcgatgtggataggggtgttccctctgctgtttcctgaagtccacaatcatctccttagttttgttgacgttgagtgtgaggttattttcctgacaccacactccaagggccctcacctcctccctgtaggccgtctcgtcgttgttggtaatcaagcctaccactgttgtgtcgtccgcaaacttgatgattgagttggaggcgtgcgtggccacgcagtcgtgggtgaacagggagtacaggagagggctcagaacgcacccttgtggggcccccgtgttgaggatcagcggggaggagatgttgttgcctaccctcaccacctaggggcggcccgtcaggaagtccagtacccagttgcacagggcggggtcgagacccagggtctcgagcttgatgacgagcttggagggtactatggtgttgaatggcgagctgtagtcgatgaacagcattctcacataggtattcctcttgtccaggtgggttagggcagtgtgcagtgtggttgagattgcatcgtctgtggacctatttgggcggtaagcaaattggagtgggtctaggttgtcaggtagggtggaggtgatatggtccttgactagtctctcaaagcacttcatgatgacggaagtgagtgctacggggcggtagtcgtttagctcagttaccttagctttcttgggaacaggaacaatggtggccctcttgaagcatgtgggaacagcagactggtatagggattgattgaatatgtccgtaaacacaccggccagctggtctgcgcatgctcggagggcgcggctggggatgccgtctgggcctgcagccttgcgagggttaacacgtttaaatgtcttactcacctcggctgcagtgaaggagagactgcatgtttccgttgcaggccgtgtcagtggcctCCTCCTTGTCATCGACACAATCATCGTGATCATTCTCTCTGTGTACCATGTACATTACAGCTGTGGTTATGATACATTACAACAACCTTATAACAGTCATATGTCCTTTTCATTGCAGTGGAAGACAGAGATCCTGGATTTCTGCCCCAGCACACGCATCCTCCTGATAGGCTGTAAAACAGACCTGCGCACGGACGTGTGCACGCTTATGGAGCTGTCCAATCAGAAGCAGACACCCATCTCACATGAGCAAGtgagtctttctccctctctctctctctctctctctctctctctccccatctcactcttGTTCTTCCCCATCGTGTTGCAGGGGTCCTCCATGGCCAAGCAACTAGGTGCGGAGGCCTACCTGGAGTGTTCAGCCTTCACCTCAGAGAAGAGCATCCACAGTGTGTTCCGTACTGCAGCCCTGGCCTGCATCAACAagctgcagccctccaccaagcCCAGCCCCGCCCGACGCCTCTCCAAGAGACTCCTCTTTCTGCCCGGCAAgtctgacctcctctcctccaccttcgGCAAGGACAAGGCCAAGGGCTGCTCCATCATGTGAGGGAAGGGAGTAGAACCCAGACAGTGGTGACCAGAGAGGCACTCCATTGACCGGTCCAGCGGATAAAGGGGGGTGTGGGGTGGGGAAGGGAAAgtaagggggaaggaaggagtttcTGTTTAATCCCTCTGGCCTCCCCAAACGTCCTCCCCACCCCCACTGACGGCCCTCTTTAAAAAAAGAATGCTACCCCTCCATGGTTTACTCTGTGTAGTCTATACTGGTCTTCTTcatgaccccccccccatcccccaaaAACACATTAACAACagacccacgcacacacacagacacacacctcacCAGCATACTGTAGGTTAGTGCAGACTTCATTTCATAATGCCACTGAGAGCGAAATGATATAAGAAAACATCAATTGTAAACACAGCATCTCACCTCTTTGTAATGTTGATGTGTGTCCCATCCATCATCCTTGCCCTAAATTAAACTTGAAAATGTTAACGTTAAAATGGGGATCTTTGCTAAAAAATTTCAAAAGGTTGAGGTGGCCACCTCTACATTCCTGGCAATGAGAGGGAACGGTACCCAGTGTGACGCAACTGGGGTGGTTTGAGAGAGTGGGCCTTAAATGAAATTATTTCCATGGCGACCTCtacagtattttattttttaggaCATTGAATCTGTCAGCAATGAAACAGGGTCTGGAGGAGGGATATGGCAAGCACACCACTCTTAAAAGAGGTCGTGGGGAGGATAGACTGAGCGAGTCTGAAGGAGTGCTATGTGACTAAACATTCACACGGGCCATTAACAGTAAGACTCGGGACATGCTGTGCTGAGAGCAGAATGAAAAAGAactgaggatgagagagagacttgtTTTTCTTCCTCCTTTAGTCAGCCACTCTCTTCTTCATCTCAAGGTGTTTAACTTCAGACGTTGATGGAGTGGGGTGATATTTATACGGCCACTTTTATTGTCCAATAGTCTTTTGATAGTCCCCCCCTGGTTCCTCTAAGCCTCATTTGGATCATTCTTAAATCCTCTGACCTTGCGTTTTTACGTAACACATAAAAGGTCAATCGTTCTTCACTATGAGCTTTTAACCGTAGCATTGAAGGAGTCAGGAGCTCACTCACTACGCCTCGAGAAGCTTACCGGTGGCAGGGATAAGCTGATCATGTCATTGTCAACACTGGGTTGAAAGAGAAGTCTCCTTGCTCCGCGATTGGTCACCTGAGATGAGACTCTCTGGAGTCGTCATTCTTGTAGTGTGGCTAGTCATGATAGTACAGGATCAAAGCCTTTACAAAGCTGGGTGTCTCATTCGTACTGTGTGAAGAAGAGCTTAAGAAATGTAGATGGAGTAAAGGGTCCTGGGTGGGGTAaggggtgggggtgtgatggGTTTGGGTTGTGCCGAAACAGAACTAACAGGCTGGTCCTGTCTGAAGAAAGTTATTTTTTCCATTTTTGTTCTGCTTTGTATTCAAATATTTTAAGTGTAAGTTGATTTCATTTTTTGGGGTTTTCTTCTCATTTGAAATCTGCTTTCTGCCCAGTCCTTTTTTAAAAACTGTTTATTGTTCTCTGCTGtttttgttgctgttgttgtacTTACTGACGTCATCTTGTATTAGGAGCTGTCTACGGCTCAGCTAACGGAGGACTTCATGATTTATTTGGACATACAGAACACTGGAATTTAACATGTTGCTTAGCAACAGTGCGAGCAGGGGCAGGCGTGAGCAGGGCTGCGGTGACTGGGATGCAGTTCCTGTCTCTGGGAGAAAAGAAAGATGTTTGTCAACTGGGCTCCTCACCATTACTTTGTAGCACCAGACAGAGACCACTACTAAGGTGACGACTGGACATTTCAGTAAGTAGAACACTGCTGAAAAATATCTGAAAAAACTCATTTGAAGCCTCCAGCTTTTCCAAACTGAGTTCCAACCAAAACACTATTTTTTTTTAGCAGTGAGTGACGAAGCATGTTGAAACGAAACAAAGCGTTTGGGATATGTAAAATGGCTTGACCTTTGTTTATTAATGAGATACTGTATCGCTCAATGTTGACAAAAGATAAAGATGACATTTTTTAATTTGAACGGACACTGAGATTTTGGTCCGCCCTTTTTCTGTCGGGATCTGAATAAAGTTTGCTTTTGTTCATCATACACTCAGATGTTTCCGAGTTTTTGTGGGGTTAAGGTTTGGTGGGCCGTATAGGGGGGGGGAAGCAACATCTATAAGTTGTTTTGAATGTTTATGCGGCATTATAACATGTGACGGTGGTGCCATATGTAACATGTTATCAGCATGACACTTAAACAGCTACACCCTCAAAGGCACCGTCACACTCCCTGTGATGAGGAAGACTCTCGGGCACTAGCAGCCCTGTTGGGCTCATCAAGCTCTCATCTTAATTCTGTTGAGGAGTCTTTGGCTAAAATCACATCCTTGACGTTAATGATGGGAGAAACAAGTTGCCCTAAGTAAGATTGCAGCTTCATAGCATTTGTTAAGTAGAAAAGTATGTCGATGCATTGTCTTTCAGCTTTACTTTGAGCTATGATGTAGGGTAAATCAAATGCAATCAACCCTTGTGTGTCTTAACCATAACATTAAAGGGGTGTTGGGTCAACTAAGCTTACTTCAAGGTTCTTACACCGAAGGAATGTAGGATAGATAGGGATACAGCTATTTGTTGTGTTTTGTCTTCAAAGAAGAGTGACGTGGTTGTTTTATCCCAGGTTCCAGGGTCCAATAGTCTGCGAGCTGTATGTTTGGCCTCTGTGTCTACTGATATTAAATAATATTGAGATTATTTGAAAAATTGAAATGGTGGGAACTAAATGTAACTAAAATGTGTATAGCTCATATGGTCTTGGTGCCACCCCTCCCCAAAAacatgcacacacgcgcacacacaggtTGAGTATTTTAGTCATGTAACATTACCCTGTGGTAATGCTCACTGCAGAAGTGACCTATTGGGCAAACCCAGCACTAAAACACATCCAAGCATCTCTGAACTACCCTGGTCTGTGTCCAACCTCAgtaactctttctctttctctctttctcttatacagtcactctctcgctcaccctcatcgctctctttctctctccgttgctcccccctctcaccctcgtctcgctctttctctctccgttgctccctcctctcaccctcttcaCTTAAAGCTGTCCTTCTCCCCCCTGTATTGATATATTTCCATCTAACGATCTTTGTCCTTCGCTGTGTCTCGGTCTGTGTCCTGTTGTCACTCTCTGTGCCAGGATGGACACatgggagcagaggagagattgTGATTCCTGAGCTTACATAGAAAGACTACCTTATCctaagtgacacacacacacacacatcttgcaTACACGTAGACGTACAAACAAACACTaatttctccatctcctctacagaggggcagaggcagaggcacaTCTGTCCAGGCTCAGAGAGCATCTGGGCTGGGGTGGTGTCTGTGCTTGTGGGGGTGTCTGAGACACAGGGAAAGCTAGCAGAAAGTGGCCGAGGTGGGAACCCACTGCTGTTACCAATCTAAAACAGATCTCCACTTCTGCCAGATCCTGACAATAATCCTTGGATCAGTGGATCAGGGGACAGGTGTTGCATTTCCAGCCGTATGTTGCACActagatatacagtgcatttggaaatgattcagacctcttgactttctccacattttgttaggttacaaccttattctaaaattgatgaaatcgttttttcccctcatcaatctacacacaatacatcaaaatgacaaagcaaaaacaggtttttagagatttttgcaaatctattaaatattttttttaaacatttacatgagtattcagaccctttactcagtactttgttgaaggacctttggcagcgattacagcctcgggtcttcttgagtataacgctacaagcttggcacacctgtatttggggagtttctctcattcctctctgcagatcctctcaagctctgtcaggttggatggggagcgtcactacacatctattttcaggtctctccagagatgtttgattgggttcatgtccgggctctggctgggccactcaaagacattcagagatttgtcccaaagccactcctgcgttgtcttggttgtgttcttagggtcgttgtcctgttggaaggtgaaccttcacccccagtctgaTGTTCTGAGCActctggttttcatcaaggatctctctgtactttgctccgttcatctttgcctcaatcctgactaaatattcccacagcatgatgctgccaccaccatgcttcaccgtagggatgatgccaggtttcctccagacatgacacttggcattcaggccaaagagctcaatcttgatttcatcagaccagataatcttgtttctaatGGTTTGAGTCgttcggtgccttttggcaaactccaagtggggtgatatgtgcctttttctgaggagtgacttccggctggccactctaccataaaggcctgattggtggagtgttgcagagatggttgtccttctggaacgtTCTCCCATCAACACAtaagaactctagagctctgtcagagtgaccaggttcttggtcacctccctgaccaaggcccttttcccccgattgttcagtttggctgggaggccagttctaggaagagtctttgtggttccaaacttcttccatttaagaatgatggcagccaatgtgttcttggggaccgtcaaatgctgcagacattttttggtacccttccccagatctgtctcggagctctatgtaCAATTCCCTTGACCTCATGGCTgtgtttttgctctgaaatgcactgtcaactgtgggaccttgtatagacaggtgtgtgcctttccaaatcatgtccaatcaattgaatttaccacaggtggactccaatcaagttgtagaaccgtctcaaggataatcaatggaaataggatgcacctgagctcaattttgagtctcatagcagagggtctgtatacttatgtaaataaggtatttctgtttcttTGCGAACATTTCTATAAATCTGTGTGCACcttgtaggttataggttattgtgtgtagattactgaggaagaaaaaatatttaattcattttagaagaaggctgtaacataacaaaatgtggaaaaagtcaaggggtctgaatactttctgaagagcCTGTACAACATGATAGTCACCTGcaagttttttttttactcttTACGTTACAATTGACCTCAGTGCTAATGGGCAGAGTGGTGAAGATAGAACATTTGTGGTGATTCACTAAAGATttactatgtctgtctgtcactttCTACAGGATATGCAGTGCATAGGCCTAGCACTCATTATAATGcatgtacgcacgcacacacaaagcacacatgcacgcacacactctctctctcacacacacacacacacacacacacacacacacacacacacacacacacacacacacacacacacacacacacacacacacacacacacacacacacacacacacacacacacacacagggttggaAAAAATGCCTAGCATATAGGAGTCCAGGAAAATTAGGCAAACATCTGGCCAGACAGAGCATGTTCATTTAGCCAGTGATCTGTGGAAGTTTGCTCCAGGCCATGCATATGGTGAATTTATGAGCTCTTCTGCCATAGAGTGCAGCCGTTTAATAAGGCAGACATTTTGTTTTCACAGTTGTTATTGTTGTATAAAATGTTTGGATCCAAATACAGCAACTCTAGTTTGGTGTTGAAGAAGTTCCCAGAAGGGATCTGCCTTGTGAataatttaaatcaaatcaaattatatttgtcacatgctccaaatacaacaggtattacctTACTATGAAATGCTTACCAAgaagccattaaccaacaatgcagttcaagaaatagagttaagaaaaaaaAATTGCTCTGTGGCGGtaaggtagcctaatggttagagcgttggactagaaactggaaggttgcaagttcaaacccctgagctgacaaggtacaaatctgtcgttctgcccctgaacaggcagttaacccactgttcctaggccatcattgaaaataagaatttgttcttaactgattcatTTAACTgatttagttaaataaaggttcaaaaaaatatttttaaaaatgctAAATAAAACTAAAGTCAAATTTTGATAAAAAGTAACAGAATAAAATTACATAGCAATAACGAGTCAATGCACAGGCtcctggttgggatatgtacgtacggttaACGTGGGGACGTCATCCACGTAGTTATTGATGAAGCTGAGGTGAGGTGGTATCCTCCTcattgccattggatgaatcacagaacatattccagtctgtgctagcaaaacagtcctgtagcgtagcatccgcgtcatctgaacacttccgtattgagcgagtcactggtacttcctgctttagtttttccttgtaagcaggaatcaggtggatagaattatggtcagatttgccaaattgaGGGCAAATATTTCCCTCTGGTTGTACATATGACtttctggtagaaatgaggtgaaACGGATTTAATTTTGCCTGCATTATACAGCCACTAGGAACGttacttctggatgagcattttcttctttgcttattgCCTTATATAcctcgttgagtgtggtcttagtgccagcatcggtttgtggtggtaaatagacagctacgaataatacagatgagaactctcttggttgatagtgtggtctacagcttatcatgaggtactctacctcaggcaagcaatacctctagattttttaaatattagaCGTTCCGtaccagcagttattgacaaatagacatacACTCCCGCCCCTCGACTTAAcagacgtagcttctctgtcctgccgatgcatggaaaacccagccagctctatattatccgtgtcgtcgttcagccatgacaTAACATAagatacagtttttaatgtcccgttggtaggatagtctcgatcTTAGATCATGGAGTATgttttccagtgattgcacgttggccaacaAAACCAATGGTAGTGGCTATTCACTCACTCGCCTCCGAATCCTCACAAGTCACCACGaccttctccctctgtatctccgccttttcttcatgcaaatgatggggatttgggcctggtctccgTAAAGCAGCATAACCTTTGCGCCAGGACTCATTACAGAataaaatctttgtccagtttgaggtgtgtaattgctgttctgatgtccagaagctattttcggtcataagagacagtagcataaactttatgtacaaaataagttacaaacaatgcaaaaaaacaaataaaatagcAGTTGTTTAG includes these proteins:
- the LOC124021418 gene encoding rho-related GTP-binding protein Rho6-like; amino-acid sequence: MKERRLTQPLVARCKLVLVGDVQCGKTAMLQVLAKDSYPETYVPTVFENYTACLELEEQRVELSLWDTSGSPYYDNVRPLCYSDSDAVLLCFDISRPDSFDGALKKWKTEILDFCPSTRILLIGCKTDLRTDVCTLMELSNQKQTPISHEQGSSMAKQLGAEAYLECSAFTSEKSIHSVFRTAALACINKLQPSTKPSPARRLSKRLLFLPGKSDLLSSTFGKDKAKGCSIM